The proteins below are encoded in one region of Planctopirus limnophila DSM 3776:
- a CDS encoding tetratricopeptide repeat protein, with the protein MNHEISYKVVKRLAAAEGYLELELPQAALSELNRIDDAGPFNAIEQLLRGEALTGLSQFDEAIEPLKKAADLFPAPMNRRAWASLSKCYASTGQDSLANEALVASQTEDASQGQPGVIVQVVMQPIFTAVLGNQVRQIQR; encoded by the coding sequence ATGAATCACGAGATTTCATACAAAGTCGTCAAACGACTGGCCGCTGCTGAGGGATATCTGGAACTTGAACTGCCACAGGCAGCTCTTTCCGAACTCAATCGAATCGACGATGCCGGCCCTTTCAATGCCATCGAGCAGTTGCTGCGAGGCGAAGCTCTCACAGGTCTCAGCCAGTTCGACGAAGCGATTGAGCCCCTGAAGAAAGCTGCCGACCTGTTCCCTGCCCCCATGAATCGCCGGGCCTGGGCCAGTCTTTCGAAATGCTACGCCTCCACCGGCCAGGATTCGCTGGCGAATGAAGCTCTGGTCGCCAGCCAGACTGAAGATGCTTCTCAAGGCCAGCCGGGAGTGATCGTGCAGGTCGTCATGCAGCCGATCTTTACGGCCGTCCTGGGCAATCAAGTCCGGCAAATCCAGCGATAA
- a CDS encoding DUF502 domain-containing protein, which produces MANSPAPTAQTSRTYPERVGITFVTGLIGLLPLALTLAVLVWVVRLIHDLFGPLSPFGKALMSIGMPLVACETTAYLIGILGVVLAIYGMGALVENGMGGGWQRMLDQGLRRIPALGTIYDASKHVTSLFDRKKDSLQSMTPVMCFFGDGSDIGTPALMPTSELVHFGGEAYHIVILPTAPVPFGGALLCVKQAWVKPANCSLEDLVGIYVSMGVTAPKSLSKPASPTGPEPAAPLEKS; this is translated from the coding sequence ATGGCCAATAGCCCCGCACCCACAGCACAAACTTCCCGCACTTATCCGGAACGTGTGGGCATCACTTTTGTCACAGGGTTAATTGGTCTCCTGCCTCTGGCGTTAACATTGGCTGTTCTGGTCTGGGTCGTGAGGTTAATCCACGACCTGTTTGGGCCTCTCAGCCCTTTCGGCAAAGCCCTCATGTCCATTGGCATGCCCCTCGTGGCTTGCGAAACCACGGCTTACCTGATTGGCATCCTCGGAGTGGTCCTCGCCATTTATGGCATGGGAGCACTCGTGGAAAATGGCATGGGTGGAGGCTGGCAACGCATGCTGGATCAAGGGTTGCGACGTATACCGGCCCTTGGAACGATCTACGATGCCTCGAAACATGTCACCAGTCTGTTCGATCGAAAAAAAGATTCACTCCAATCCATGACGCCCGTCATGTGCTTTTTTGGAGATGGCAGTGATATCGGAACTCCGGCACTGATGCCCACTTCCGAACTCGTTCATTTTGGAGGCGAAGCCTACCACATCGTCATTTTGCCCACAGCCCCTGTCCCCTTTGGCGGAGCTTTGCTCTGCGTCAAACAGGCTTGGGTCAAACCCGCCAATTGCAGCCTCGAAGACCTCGTTGGCATTTACGTCTCCATGGGAGTCACAGCCCCCAAAAGCCTCAGCAAACCCGCTTCTCCCACGGGGCCAGAGCCTGCTGCCCCACTTGAAAAATCATGA
- the dxs gene encoding 1-deoxy-D-xylulose-5-phosphate synthase translates to MQMEHLPRITSPKDLEKLNPSQLIQLADEIREALCGVVSDRTAHFASNLGVVELCLALHLEFDFSRDRLIWDTGHQIYPHKLITGRFASFPTIRQRGGLMGFPNPQESDYDLFMTGHAGASVSTVLGLKAGDDLAGEDRKSVAVIGDGALPSGVVFEAMNNAAELKKDMLVILNDNKMGICPRVGGLAQYLDKARSAPMYDGLKRDITRFLKSVPVVGESAKQTLSQIKDAVKGMLHGGMLFEEMGFKYIGPIDGHDLPTLRKYLAMVKKMKGPVLLHVFTNKGHGFRPACDDPVTFHAPPPFQRDAYGQIVQMKSTSSRAYTNAVSDALYKSMEKDSRVCVLTAAMCEGNKLSRIRQDFPDRFFDTGICEAHTVAFAGGMAKAGMRPVVDIYSTFLQRAFDHIFQEVCLQNLPVVFAMDRAGIAGPDGPTHHGVYDISYTRIFPHMICMAPGDESDVAPMMDLALSLDRPVAIRYPKANVETIPRTMTPVELGKAEVISEGQDGTLVAYGSLLTSCVKAAEILREEHGLDVGIINARFAKPLDEECLLGVLEQGFVITIEEHVLAGGFGSAVLEAASQRGVSCDRLKILALPDRFVEHGERDELLAECGLSVSGIVATALEMAGREVEI, encoded by the coding sequence ATGCAGATGGAACATCTTCCGAGGATTACTTCTCCCAAGGATTTGGAGAAATTGAATCCTTCTCAGTTGATTCAGCTGGCCGATGAAATTCGGGAGGCGCTCTGCGGGGTGGTTTCGGATCGAACGGCTCACTTTGCCAGCAATCTGGGTGTGGTCGAGTTGTGCCTGGCACTCCATCTGGAGTTTGATTTTTCCCGCGATCGATTGATCTGGGATACGGGACATCAGATCTATCCTCACAAGTTGATCACCGGTCGGTTTGCCTCTTTCCCGACAATCCGGCAGCGTGGCGGGCTGATGGGTTTTCCTAACCCTCAGGAAAGCGACTACGACCTGTTTATGACAGGCCATGCCGGTGCAAGTGTCTCGACTGTCCTCGGATTAAAGGCGGGTGATGACCTGGCGGGTGAAGATCGCAAGTCGGTCGCAGTGATTGGTGACGGAGCACTCCCTTCGGGTGTGGTCTTCGAAGCCATGAACAACGCGGCAGAGCTTAAGAAAGACATGCTGGTCATTCTGAATGACAACAAAATGGGGATCTGTCCGCGCGTGGGAGGCCTGGCTCAATATCTGGATAAAGCCCGCAGTGCGCCGATGTACGATGGGCTGAAGCGGGATATTACGCGGTTCTTGAAGTCTGTTCCTGTCGTTGGTGAAAGTGCGAAGCAGACACTTTCACAGATCAAGGATGCCGTCAAAGGGATGCTGCACGGCGGTATGCTCTTCGAAGAGATGGGCTTCAAATACATTGGCCCGATTGACGGTCATGATCTGCCGACACTCCGGAAGTATCTGGCCATGGTCAAGAAGATGAAGGGGCCAGTGCTCCTGCATGTGTTTACCAACAAGGGACATGGCTTCCGTCCGGCTTGTGATGATCCGGTGACGTTCCATGCACCACCTCCGTTCCAGAGGGATGCGTATGGACAGATCGTCCAGATGAAATCGACATCGAGCCGGGCGTATACGAATGCCGTCAGCGATGCGCTGTACAAATCGATGGAGAAAGATTCCCGGGTTTGTGTGCTGACAGCGGCAATGTGTGAAGGAAATAAACTGAGCCGCATTCGGCAGGATTTCCCTGACCGATTCTTTGATACCGGGATTTGTGAAGCTCATACCGTGGCGTTTGCGGGAGGGATGGCAAAAGCTGGAATGCGGCCTGTGGTCGATATCTACAGTACGTTCCTGCAACGGGCGTTTGACCATATTTTTCAGGAAGTCTGTCTGCAGAATCTGCCTGTAGTATTTGCGATGGATCGCGCGGGGATTGCAGGACCGGATGGGCCGACGCATCACGGGGTGTACGACATATCGTATACGCGCATTTTCCCGCACATGATCTGTATGGCTCCTGGTGATGAAAGCGATGTCGCGCCGATGATGGATCTTGCGCTGTCGCTCGATCGACCTGTCGCGATCCGCTATCCGAAAGCCAACGTCGAGACGATTCCCCGCACGATGACTCCTGTCGAGTTAGGGAAGGCGGAGGTTATTAGTGAAGGACAGGATGGGACGCTGGTGGCCTATGGTTCGTTGCTGACCAGTTGTGTGAAAGCAGCTGAGATTCTGCGTGAAGAACATGGCCTCGATGTCGGGATTATCAATGCCCGCTTTGCCAAACCTCTCGATGAAGAATGCCTTCTGGGGGTGCTGGAGCAGGGCTTTGTGATCACGATTGAAGAGCATGTTCTGGCCGGTGGATTTGGTTCTGCGGTTCTGGAGGCGGCATCCCAACGAGGTGTCTCTTGTGATCGACTGAAAATTCTCGCTCTGCCAGACCGATTCGTGGAACATGGTGAACGCGACGAGCTGCTGGCCGAGTGTGGTTTGAGTGTGTCTGGGATTGTTGCGACGGCACTGGAGATGGCTGGGAGAGAAGTGGAGATCTGA
- a CDS encoding polyprenyl synthetase family protein — MSAAHVPASRSPVATNLSSGAVEFTQHLRELQKQIEMAMDTALSATPDVTRFVPPSLFESMRYSALGGGKRLRPVLVLLASEACGADPLQAMPAAVALEMIHCYSLIHDDLPAMDDDDLRRGRPTNHIVYGEATAILAGDGLLTRAFEVLATEISNKELALACVADLASAAGWCGMVGGQAADLAAETTPVTTLAELEQIHHRKTGRLLACALTMGGRLGGASVQQLESLARYGFAIGLAFQIADDLLDVEGSSEKLGKQTQKDAQAGKATYPGFLGVEASRERAADLVKQACRELEVFGPRGQWLSDLALYIIERDH; from the coding sequence ATGTCGGCTGCTCATGTTCCTGCATCGCGATCACCCGTGGCCACGAATTTGTCCAGTGGCGCGGTTGAGTTCACTCAGCATTTGAGGGAATTGCAGAAGCAGATCGAAATGGCCATGGACACTGCCCTGAGTGCGACGCCTGACGTTACCCGATTCGTTCCACCGTCGCTGTTTGAATCGATGAGATACAGTGCCCTGGGGGGAGGAAAGCGGCTAAGGCCGGTTCTGGTATTGCTGGCGAGCGAAGCTTGCGGAGCCGATCCGCTGCAGGCGATGCCCGCTGCAGTTGCGCTGGAGATGATACATTGTTATTCGCTGATCCATGACGATTTGCCGGCCATGGACGATGATGATCTGCGTCGCGGACGGCCCACGAATCATATCGTTTATGGTGAAGCGACAGCGATTCTGGCGGGTGATGGCCTGCTGACGAGGGCATTTGAAGTCCTGGCGACGGAGATTTCGAACAAAGAACTGGCATTGGCCTGTGTGGCGGATCTGGCATCAGCCGCAGGTTGGTGCGGCATGGTGGGTGGACAGGCGGCTGATCTGGCTGCCGAGACGACACCCGTGACCACTCTGGCCGAACTGGAGCAGATTCATCATCGCAAGACCGGGCGATTGCTGGCATGTGCCTTGACGATGGGTGGCCGGTTGGGTGGAGCTTCGGTCCAGCAACTGGAATCGCTGGCCCGTTATGGGTTTGCCATTGGCTTGGCGTTTCAGATTGCTGATGACCTGCTGGATGTCGAAGGTTCATCGGAAAAGCTGGGGAAGCAGACGCAAAAGGATGCTCAGGCCGGGAAGGCGACTTACCCTGGTTTTCTGGGTGTCGAAGCCAGCCGTGAGCGAGCGGCAGATCTGGTGAAGCAGGCCTGTCGAGAACTGGAAGTATTCGGGCCACGAGGCCAGTGGTTGAGCGATCTGGCACTGTACATTATTGAACGTGATCACTAA
- the cysS gene encoding cysteine--tRNA ligase: MPLRVYSTLSRQKETFQTVEPGKVKMYLCGPTVYKPAHIGHMVGPVIFDTVKRYLAYSGYDVTFVVNITDVDDKLINKANEKGMTVEALAKQMTDDYFDNLKLMGVDSIDHFPYATDHIGDMLDMIGKLVEKGYAYPLNGDVYFRCTKDEDYGKLSRRSLEEMLTGTRAESMGGKESPADFALWKGSKPGEPAWDSPWGKGRPGWHIECSAMSKKILGDSIDIHGGGLDLMFPHHENELAQSESCTGHPFARYWMHNGLMQASGQAGKVGGQHDKKGDAESQIAGKLAGSQGAESVKTAVFAHHHPETVRFFLLATHYRSPIDFSLERIAETGKSLEGFFRLFELYERLTKKNFYSLIPAAKRSDSKPITAETPDQQAFATELNGLKDRYLDAMDDDFNTGGAVGLLFEMRRVINGFISEKKLETGAGSAADLQLLTDAMTLVRELGLLLGVFREPRAKESSADDGLLDGLMQLIIQIRADARKSKNFAVADLIRNKLTELKLILEDRPDGTLWKKA; the protein is encoded by the coding sequence ATGCCTCTCCGCGTCTACAGCACACTTTCTCGCCAAAAGGAAACTTTTCAGACCGTCGAGCCCGGCAAGGTCAAAATGTACCTCTGCGGCCCCACTGTCTATAAGCCCGCTCACATCGGCCACATGGTCGGCCCCGTCATCTTTGACACCGTCAAGCGCTACCTCGCCTACTCCGGCTATGACGTCACCTTCGTCGTCAACATTACCGATGTCGACGACAAGCTCATCAACAAAGCCAACGAAAAGGGAATGACTGTCGAAGCCCTCGCCAAACAGATGACCGACGACTATTTCGATAATTTGAAGCTCATGGGCGTCGACTCCATCGATCACTTCCCTTACGCCACAGACCACATTGGCGACATGCTCGACATGATCGGCAAACTGGTCGAAAAGGGTTACGCCTACCCGCTCAACGGCGATGTCTACTTCCGCTGCACCAAAGACGAAGATTACGGCAAGTTGAGCCGCCGCAGTCTCGAAGAAATGCTCACTGGCACACGGGCCGAATCGATGGGTGGGAAAGAATCCCCTGCCGACTTTGCCCTGTGGAAAGGCTCCAAACCTGGTGAACCCGCCTGGGACAGCCCCTGGGGAAAAGGTCGGCCCGGCTGGCACATTGAATGCTCCGCCATGAGCAAGAAGATTCTGGGAGATTCGATCGACATCCACGGCGGCGGGCTCGATCTGATGTTCCCGCACCACGAGAACGAACTCGCCCAGAGTGAAAGCTGCACGGGCCATCCCTTCGCCCGCTACTGGATGCACAACGGCCTCATGCAGGCCAGCGGCCAGGCCGGCAAAGTCGGCGGCCAACACGACAAAAAAGGGGACGCTGAATCCCAGATCGCCGGTAAACTCGCAGGCTCACAAGGGGCAGAATCTGTCAAAACAGCCGTCTTTGCCCACCATCACCCGGAGACCGTTCGCTTCTTCCTCTTGGCCACCCACTACCGCAGTCCCATCGATTTCAGCCTCGAACGCATTGCCGAAACCGGCAAGAGCCTCGAGGGCTTTTTCCGACTGTTCGAACTTTACGAACGATTAACGAAGAAGAACTTCTACTCGCTCATCCCCGCAGCAAAACGAAGTGACTCAAAACCCATCACGGCCGAGACTCCTGATCAGCAAGCCTTCGCGACTGAACTCAACGGGCTGAAAGATCGCTACCTCGATGCGATGGACGACGATTTCAACACAGGTGGTGCCGTCGGTCTCCTTTTTGAAATGCGACGTGTCATCAATGGCTTTATCTCTGAAAAGAAGCTCGAAACAGGGGCTGGTTCAGCCGCTGATCTGCAGTTACTGACCGACGCCATGACTCTCGTGCGTGAACTCGGCCTGCTGCTGGGCGTCTTCCGCGAACCACGTGCAAAGGAATCCTCCGCAGACGACGGCCTGCTCGATGGTCTCATGCAGCTCATCATTCAGATTCGTGCCGATGCTCGAAAATCCAAAAATTTTGCTGTGGCCGACCTCATTCGCAACAAGCTGACTGAACTGAAGCTCATACTGGAGGATCGTCCCGACGGCACCCTCTGGAAAAAAGCTTGA
- a CDS encoding DUF4058 family protein, with amino-acid sequence MKSIFPGMDPLLESSWSDAHTSLCTYTRDQLQTKLPHDLRARLEEQVQLTLPEDEVTGRIAASAVYHPNVQITESEFATNSSVTQTADIRLSTAKPHVVNFQPKNLFRRISVIERPTDRLITTIEFICPEYKSNTRRRLVFHERQEELLDAGVNLVEIDLVRAGEWTMFPDEDFVPQVCRNPYRIIVVRAELPDEAECYEVKLSEPLPTIAIPLRPTDQDVALEIQPLVSEAFEKAAYSTSDYERAPLPSYSAEENTWVMNRLTAAGIYRSPSDADQKAR; translated from the coding sequence ATGAAAAGTATTTTTCCAGGAATGGATCCACTCCTCGAATCATCGTGGAGTGATGCCCACACCAGTCTTTGCACCTATACGAGAGACCAGCTTCAAACCAAGCTCCCACACGACCTGCGGGCCCGGCTCGAAGAGCAAGTTCAACTGACTCTTCCTGAAGATGAAGTGACTGGCCGCATAGCAGCATCGGCTGTTTATCATCCGAATGTACAGATTACTGAGAGTGAATTTGCAACCAACTCTTCAGTCACTCAGACTGCTGATATTCGCCTTTCAACAGCCAAACCCCATGTAGTTAATTTTCAACCCAAGAACCTCTTTCGACGAATTTCGGTCATTGAACGACCGACCGACCGTCTCATTACAACCATCGAATTCATCTGCCCAGAGTATAAGTCCAATACACGCCGAAGGCTTGTTTTTCATGAGAGGCAGGAAGAACTGCTTGATGCTGGTGTGAACCTGGTCGAGATCGACCTCGTGCGTGCAGGTGAATGGACGATGTTTCCTGACGAGGATTTTGTTCCACAAGTTTGCCGCAACCCCTATCGCATCATCGTCGTACGAGCTGAACTTCCCGACGAAGCGGAATGCTACGAGGTCAAACTGTCCGAACCTCTCCCGACAATTGCCATTCCACTTCGTCCGACGGATCAAGACGTAGCGCTCGAGATCCAGCCACTTGTCAGTGAAGCCTTCGAAAAAGCCGCCTATTCCACGAGCGATTACGAACGAGCACCTTTGCCTTCCTATAGTGCCGAAGAAAATACCTGGGTCATGAACCGCCTGACCGCTGCCGGTATCTACCGATCACCCAGCGATGCCGATCAGAAAGCCAGGTAG
- the ruvC gene encoding crossover junction endodeoxyribonuclease RuvC, translating into MFIIGIDPGLNTTGYAVLACHGRQLVLHEAGVIRSTKGCSLASRVTEIGRGLREVLADYQSAGHELRAIAIEQVFSHTSFPKTAILMAHARGAILYAASEANIPIVHYMPRQIKSLLTGSGKASKEQVQRAVQLELKLPSILEPNDVADAAAIAVCHAFASRLNQPLPKP; encoded by the coding sequence ATGTTCATTATCGGTATCGATCCCGGCCTCAACACCACAGGCTATGCCGTTCTCGCCTGCCATGGTCGCCAACTGGTACTCCACGAAGCGGGCGTCATTCGCTCCACCAAGGGTTGCTCTCTTGCCAGCCGTGTGACTGAGATCGGTCGTGGACTCCGTGAAGTTCTGGCCGACTATCAGTCCGCAGGCCATGAACTCCGCGCAATCGCGATCGAACAGGTCTTTTCACATACCAGTTTTCCCAAAACGGCAATTCTCATGGCGCACGCCCGCGGCGCCATTCTCTATGCAGCCAGCGAAGCCAACATCCCGATTGTTCACTACATGCCCCGGCAGATCAAAAGTCTCCTCACAGGGAGTGGCAAAGCAAGTAAAGAACAGGTGCAGCGAGCAGTACAACTCGAATTGAAGCTCCCGTCGATTCTCGAACCCAACGATGTCGCCGACGCCGCCGCCATTGCCGTCTGCCACGCCTTCGCCAGCCGCCTCAATCAACCACTGCCAAAACCCTGA
- a CDS encoding bifunctional serine/threonine-protein kinase/formylglycine-generating enzyme family protein — protein MAVSTEQFAKQLIDSGVISEPDLRAFIDRLPSAEQPGNGEQLAKSLVKQKKISAYQAQVVYSGKGKSLTMGSYTVLDKLGQGGMGMVLKAEHRMMMRLVAIKVLSPSVTKTKELAQRFQREVQAAARLTHPNIVGAFDAGETNGSPFLVMEYVPGDDLATIVKKKGPFSIDQAIDCIVQAARGLEFAHAQGVIHRDIKPANLLLDTKGVVKILDMGLARIESEDVATQADLTGTGTVMGTVDYMAPEQALSTKHADARSDLYSLGISLWYLLTGKAAYEGDSLMARLLAHRDQPIPSLRTVRPEVSESLDHVFAKLVAKKPDDRYQTATELIVDLQACRTGATLKAVTVAEAGTDLDEFQDFLHQIDSPTDGPRGKRSHPAGAGTRTVARSQATLTSMDETISQRREHETQRFRGPKVQKAKSTSWIQDRRVQIGSGTVAMIMLLMAVVFFFQTPTGTLRVEILDPTVEMHVKGTQLSFHSPDLDPVSLKTGEKKLVVTRGDLTFETESFAINKGKEFRVKAELVGDHLVINGGEKVIARQAVKQHGLTTSSTGNAPANTPANMPVDTPVASTPPASMAVETPVASIAPGSETSGPPLAIAPFDSSQARKHQEDWAAYLGIPVEFTNSVGMKFRLIPPGEFTMGCTEEDIDLIKLDFDRGIAAIQRQMLATSTPPHRVKITRPFYLQTHEVNNGIYQKFMGTLPEKNDPQKPETAVMANVSLLDATRFCNSLSELEGKSPAFQMEEDFTQRIMDADGYRLPTEAEWEYACRAGTTGLWNFGDDRQIASNPEVIRAYETYSRGEAAIPNPFGILDLYGGSTEWCFDRFMPYPTNDVVDPFTQPGKYEGVARGGSEFAGGGADPIYNNSVTRQKEAFHTSPFTGFGRVVLPIVVKPKT, from the coding sequence ATGGCTGTCTCGACGGAACAGTTTGCCAAACAGCTGATCGATAGCGGAGTCATTTCGGAACCCGATTTACGAGCCTTCATCGATAGACTCCCTTCCGCAGAACAGCCTGGGAATGGCGAGCAACTTGCGAAATCCCTCGTAAAACAAAAGAAAATTAGCGCCTACCAGGCCCAGGTTGTCTATTCAGGCAAGGGTAAGTCGCTGACCATGGGGAGCTACACCGTTCTGGATAAACTCGGCCAGGGCGGCATGGGAATGGTGCTCAAGGCCGAGCACCGGATGATGATGCGACTGGTCGCCATCAAGGTGCTATCCCCTTCCGTCACGAAGACCAAAGAACTGGCACAGCGGTTTCAGCGCGAAGTCCAGGCAGCGGCACGACTGACACATCCCAATATTGTCGGCGCGTTTGATGCCGGAGAAACCAACGGTTCGCCATTCCTCGTCATGGAGTACGTACCGGGCGACGACCTTGCGACAATCGTGAAGAAAAAGGGCCCGTTTTCCATCGATCAGGCCATCGACTGCATCGTACAGGCAGCCAGAGGCCTGGAGTTTGCACACGCACAGGGAGTGATCCATCGCGATATCAAACCCGCAAACCTGCTGCTCGATACCAAAGGCGTCGTCAAAATCCTCGATATGGGCCTGGCACGCATTGAGTCAGAGGATGTCGCGACTCAGGCCGATTTGACAGGCACCGGGACTGTGATGGGGACTGTCGACTACATGGCGCCAGAGCAGGCACTGAGTACCAAACACGCCGACGCCCGCAGCGATCTGTATAGCCTCGGAATCTCGTTATGGTATTTACTGACTGGCAAAGCGGCCTACGAGGGTGACTCATTAATGGCCCGGCTGCTCGCTCATCGCGACCAACCCATTCCCAGCCTAAGGACGGTTCGACCAGAGGTCTCCGAATCCCTCGATCATGTCTTTGCGAAACTCGTGGCCAAGAAACCAGACGACCGTTACCAGACGGCAACAGAGTTAATTGTCGATCTGCAGGCCTGCCGGACAGGGGCTACTCTCAAAGCCGTCACCGTCGCCGAAGCCGGGACAGATCTCGACGAGTTTCAGGATTTCCTGCACCAGATCGACTCTCCCACCGATGGCCCGCGTGGCAAGCGTTCTCATCCCGCGGGTGCGGGCACGCGAACTGTCGCGCGGTCGCAAGCGACTCTTACATCGATGGATGAGACAATCTCTCAGAGAAGAGAGCACGAGACTCAACGTTTTCGTGGTCCAAAGGTTCAAAAGGCGAAATCCACCTCCTGGATTCAAGACCGGCGCGTTCAAATCGGCAGTGGAACAGTAGCGATGATCATGTTGTTAATGGCTGTTGTCTTTTTCTTCCAGACACCCACCGGCACGCTGCGAGTGGAAATTCTGGACCCTACAGTCGAGATGCATGTCAAAGGGACTCAACTTTCATTTCATAGCCCGGACCTTGATCCCGTCTCACTGAAGACTGGTGAGAAGAAACTGGTGGTCACTCGTGGCGATTTGACTTTCGAGACAGAGTCTTTCGCGATCAATAAAGGCAAAGAGTTCCGCGTTAAGGCCGAGTTAGTAGGCGACCATCTTGTCATCAACGGCGGAGAAAAAGTCATTGCCCGGCAAGCCGTCAAACAGCATGGGCTGACCACTTCCTCCACAGGTAACGCACCGGCCAATACGCCAGCCAATATGCCGGTCGATACACCGGTTGCCTCAACACCACCAGCCTCCATGGCGGTCGAAACTCCGGTAGCGTCCATCGCACCAGGTTCAGAGACATCCGGGCCACCATTGGCAATTGCACCGTTCGATTCTTCCCAAGCCAGAAAACACCAGGAAGACTGGGCCGCCTATCTGGGCATACCGGTTGAATTTACCAACTCAGTTGGCATGAAGTTTCGGTTGATCCCGCCAGGCGAGTTCACCATGGGTTGCACTGAGGAAGATATTGATTTGATCAAACTCGACTTCGACCGAGGTATTGCTGCCATCCAGCGTCAAATGCTTGCTACGTCAACACCTCCACATCGTGTGAAAATCACCCGCCCGTTCTACCTGCAGACGCACGAAGTCAACAACGGGATCTACCAGAAGTTCATGGGGACTCTTCCAGAGAAAAATGATCCCCAGAAGCCAGAAACTGCAGTCATGGCCAATGTGAGTCTCCTTGATGCCACGCGCTTCTGCAATTCGCTGAGTGAACTCGAAGGGAAGAGTCCGGCATTCCAGATGGAAGAGGACTTTACACAACGGATCATGGACGCAGATGGCTATCGACTTCCCACCGAAGCCGAATGGGAATATGCCTGTCGGGCCGGCACCACCGGATTGTGGAACTTTGGTGATGACCGCCAGATTGCCTCAAATCCGGAAGTCATCCGTGCATACGAAACTTACAGCCGTGGCGAAGCGGCAATCCCTAATCCTTTTGGCATCCTCGACCTTTATGGGGGCAGCACAGAATGGTGCTTTGATCGTTTTATGCCCTATCCGACCAATGATGTCGTCGACCCGTTTACCCAGCCGGGAAAGTACGAGGGTGTCGCGCGAGGTGGCAGTGAGTTTGCCGGTGGTGGTGCCGATCCGATCTACAACAACAGTGTGACTCGCCAAAAAGAAGCATTTCATACTTCGCCATTTACCGGATTTGGTCGAGTCGTGCTGCCGATTGTCGTAAAGCCCAAAACATAA
- the ruvA gene encoding Holliday junction branch migration protein RuvA, whose product MITRITGKLVRLSEDIVRLEIGAFEYEVLVPEFVRRQLQPKLGEVVSLCTIDYLDGNPQQGRLVPRLAGFLSETELEFFEMICSVDGMGVKKTLRAMVRPVREIAEAIEEQSIKELTLLPGVGPAMAERIVAKLRRKMTKFALMVAREVPREADVDRNVLTEAYEALMALGHSSIEARDKIDQVASQKKKFKDVQDVLTEIYLQSRP is encoded by the coding sequence TTGATCACTCGCATTACTGGAAAACTTGTTCGGCTGAGCGAAGACATCGTCCGCCTGGAAATTGGTGCATTCGAATACGAAGTTCTTGTTCCGGAATTCGTCCGTCGTCAGCTCCAGCCTAAACTGGGCGAAGTCGTCAGTCTCTGCACGATCGACTATCTCGATGGCAATCCGCAGCAGGGCCGCCTGGTGCCGCGCTTGGCCGGCTTTCTCAGCGAAACCGAGCTCGAATTCTTCGAAATGATCTGCTCCGTCGATGGCATGGGTGTCAAAAAGACCTTGCGCGCGATGGTTCGACCTGTCCGTGAAATCGCCGAAGCCATCGAAGAGCAGAGCATCAAGGAACTGACACTCCTCCCTGGCGTCGGCCCCGCCATGGCCGAACGGATTGTGGCCAAGCTCCGCCGCAAAATGACCAAGTTCGCCCTGATGGTCGCTCGCGAAGTTCCCCGTGAAGCCGATGTCGACCGCAACGTCCTCACAGAAGCTTATGAAGCCCTGATGGCGTTAGGCCACTCCTCGATCGAGGCCCGCGACAAAATCGACCAGGTCGCCAGCCAGAAGAAAAAATTCAAAGACGTCCAGGACGTCCTCACAGAAATCTACCTCCAAAGCCGCCCCTGA